One genomic segment of Burkholderia pyrrocinia includes these proteins:
- a CDS encoding 3'-5' exonuclease, producing the protein MQTVAVLDFETTGLSPNLGDRATEIAVILLRDGQVVDRFQSLMNAGRRIPSDVVALTGITNEMIASAPPAAKVMKEAAAFVGKHAVVAHNAGFDKRFWQAELGLLGMSAEHAFACTMLVARRIYPDALSHRLSSLADMLRLPKSGRAHRAMVDAEMASHLWCRLQQDIARTYGLDRIDHALMTRVQATAKANVPTYLRSLVGSPA; encoded by the coding sequence ATGCAAACCGTTGCGGTACTGGACTTCGAAACAACCGGACTTTCGCCGAATCTGGGCGACCGTGCGACCGAAATCGCCGTCATCCTGCTCCGGGACGGACAAGTCGTCGACCGTTTCCAGAGCCTGATGAATGCAGGCAGACGCATACCGTCGGACGTCGTCGCGCTGACCGGCATCACGAACGAAATGATTGCATCGGCTCCCCCGGCGGCGAAAGTCATGAAGGAAGCGGCGGCGTTCGTCGGCAAGCATGCGGTCGTCGCCCACAACGCCGGTTTCGACAAGCGGTTCTGGCAGGCAGAACTCGGGCTTCTCGGCATGTCGGCCGAGCATGCCTTTGCCTGCACGATGCTCGTCGCGCGACGCATTTACCCGGACGCGCTGAGTCATCGCCTGTCGAGCCTGGCAGACATGCTGCGGTTGCCGAAATCGGGACGTGCGCACCGGGCGATGGTCGATGCCGAGATGGCCAGCCATCTGTGGTGCCGGCTGCAGCAGGACATTGCGCGGACTTATGGACTGGATCGTATCGATCACGCGCTCATGACACGTGTCCAGGCAACGGCGAAGGCGAACGTGCCAACATACCTGCGTTCGCTCGTGGGCTCGCCCGCATGA
- a CDS encoding DJ-1/PfpI family protein, producing MESALKYIALVAFDRFTDIDLFLMWDILGRNNRDWRVRILGAQPVLHSAHGLAIPTHGPLADTHRADAVLFSSGKEGVPAALAHPDFLPSFDLDPERQLVGSICAGAFILERLGLLPQRRATTHPEARKGLQALELQVMDQPLVCHGNVASAGGCLASLYLTGWLVESMFDADKRRETLLPLLPAGQQEIYEDLIEFSIRQGAGQATGPIRMVESGSGLAA from the coding sequence ATGGAGTCCGCCTTGAAATACATCGCGCTCGTCGCATTCGACCGGTTCACCGACATCGACCTGTTCCTGATGTGGGACATTCTTGGCCGCAACAACAGGGACTGGCGCGTCCGGATTCTGGGCGCACAGCCGGTGCTGCATTCCGCACATGGCCTGGCCATCCCGACACACGGCCCGCTCGCCGACACCCATCGCGCCGACGCGGTCCTCTTTTCGAGCGGCAAGGAAGGCGTACCGGCCGCGCTCGCCCATCCGGATTTCCTGCCGTCGTTCGATCTCGATCCCGAACGGCAGCTTGTCGGGTCGATCTGCGCCGGCGCCTTCATTCTTGAACGGCTCGGGCTGCTGCCCCAGCGCCGCGCCACGACGCATCCCGAAGCGCGGAAGGGTTTGCAGGCACTCGAGCTGCAAGTGATGGACCAGCCGCTGGTGTGCCACGGCAACGTCGCGAGCGCGGGCGGATGCCTTGCATCGCTCTATCTGACGGGATGGCTGGTGGAATCGATGTTCGACGCGGACAAGCGGCGCGAGACGCTGCTGCCCTTGCTGCCTGCCGGGCAGCAAGAGATTTACGAAGATCTGATCGAGTTCAGCATCAGGCAGGGTGCAGGACAAGCCACGGGCCCGATCCGGATGGTTGAAAGTGGCAGCGGGCTTGCGGCATGA
- a CDS encoding TetR/AcrR family transcriptional regulator: protein MSTLTRNDWIAAGFDALDGEGYAGISAESLARRLNVTRGSFYHHFRNREDFVRTLLTAWEDDYTARMLAYAAGGRGAGDTLARYLRIAAEKRPGREIAIRAWALHDPLVAEFQQRVDAARLAFAIDTSRRLVRTSGEAEIVGQAVHLCLIGGQQAGLRRDADRFNGFMQRAFAIAERVLPMRRA, encoded by the coding sequence ATGAGCACACTGACGCGAAACGACTGGATTGCAGCGGGCTTCGACGCCCTCGACGGGGAAGGGTATGCGGGCATTTCAGCCGAGAGCCTCGCACGACGGCTGAACGTGACCCGCGGATCGTTCTATCACCACTTCCGCAATCGCGAGGACTTCGTCAGGACGCTGCTGACTGCGTGGGAGGACGACTACACCGCGCGTATGCTTGCGTATGCGGCGGGTGGCCGCGGTGCCGGCGACACGCTGGCGCGCTATCTGCGCATTGCGGCCGAGAAGCGGCCCGGGCGTGAAATCGCGATCCGCGCGTGGGCGCTGCACGATCCGCTGGTCGCGGAATTCCAGCAGCGCGTCGATGCGGCGCGGCTCGCGTTTGCGATCGACACGTCGCGCCGGCTGGTGCGCACGTCGGGCGAGGCCGAGATCGTCGGGCAGGCCGTGCATTTGTGCCTGATCGGTGGGCAACAGGCCGGGCTGCGGCGCGATGCCGACCGGTTCAACGGTTTCATGCAGCGCGCCTTCGCGATCGCCGAACGTGTGCTGCCGATGCGTCGCGCATGA
- a CDS encoding acetyltransferase, whose translation MIRIRKSTEADGTRVLDIWRGAVDATHHFLSDDDRREIESEVVTFLPGAPLDLAVDDDDRAIGFMLLDGSHMEALFVDPAHHGAGVGRLLVEAALRRHPDLSTDVNEQNEAAAGFYERLGFERCGRSALDGQGRAYPLIHLRYRAVQPSSQEPA comes from the coding sequence ATGATCAGAATTCGCAAGTCTACCGAGGCCGACGGCACACGCGTACTCGACATCTGGCGCGGCGCAGTCGATGCAACGCACCACTTCCTGAGCGACGACGACCGTCGTGAAATCGAATCCGAAGTCGTGACATTTCTGCCCGGCGCGCCGCTCGATCTCGCTGTCGATGATGACGATCGCGCGATCGGCTTCATGCTGCTCGACGGCAGTCACATGGAAGCGCTGTTCGTCGATCCCGCTCACCATGGCGCGGGTGTCGGGCGGCTGCTTGTCGAAGCAGCGCTCAGGCGTCATCCCGACCTGTCGACCGACGTCAACGAGCAAAACGAAGCGGCGGCGGGATTCTATGAACGGCTCGGATTCGAGCGCTGCGGGCGATCGGCGCTCGATGGACAGGGGCGGGCTTATCCGCTGATTCATCTGCGCTATCGTGCTGTCCAGCCGTCCTCACAGGAACCCGCGTAA
- a CDS encoding NUDIX hydrolase has translation MSGSSRSAIGATTSVRPVPAVIGIVLRERDVLLVRRANPPDAGCWGFPGGKIEPGEPIADAVVREIAEETTVDVEALDAFTALDAFDYDADGDVRQHFIMVAVLCRWLHGTPAAGDDALDARWFGVDELDRNDLPMSAGVRDVARRAIERAAALGDAQRPIAT, from the coding sequence ATGTCCGGATCGTCACGCTCCGCGATCGGCGCTACCACGTCCGTACGCCCCGTTCCCGCCGTGATCGGCATCGTGCTGCGCGAACGCGACGTGCTGCTCGTGCGCCGCGCGAATCCGCCCGATGCGGGCTGCTGGGGGTTCCCCGGCGGCAAGATCGAACCGGGCGAGCCGATCGCGGACGCGGTCGTTCGCGAGATCGCCGAAGAGACGACCGTCGACGTCGAAGCGCTGGACGCCTTTACGGCGCTCGATGCGTTCGATTACGATGCTGACGGCGACGTACGTCAGCATTTCATCATGGTCGCGGTGCTGTGCCGATGGTTGCACGGTACGCCTGCCGCCGGCGATGACGCGCTCGATGCGCGCTGGTTCGGCGTCGACGAACTTGATCGCAACGACTTGCCGATGAGTGCGGGTGTGCGCGACGTCGCGCGACGGGCGATCGAACGGGCCGCAGCCCTTGGCGACGCGCAGCGTCCAATCGCTACTTGA
- a CDS encoding NAD(P)-dependent oxidoreductase, with protein MQTAVGFIGLGVMGTPMALNLARAGTPLVVWSRSNGNDDALRDAGARVAEHVDDVFASCRTVILMLANDAAIDAVLARGTPGFAARVGGHTIVNMGTNAPEYSRVLADEIAAASGRYVEAPVSGSRKPAETGQLVVMLAGAPDDVDTVRALVKPLCRDSFVCGDVPSALTMKLAVNLFLITMVTGLTEATHFAQRQGIDLARFADVLNAGPMASDVSRVKLGKLVAADFAVQAAITDVLKNARLVAESARSAGIASPLLDICHALYGETEQAGYGSSDMVAVIHAIEQRTGDAR; from the coding sequence ATGCAAACGGCAGTCGGATTCATCGGCCTCGGCGTGATGGGCACGCCGATGGCACTCAACCTCGCGCGGGCCGGCACGCCGCTCGTCGTGTGGAGCCGGTCGAACGGCAATGACGATGCGCTGCGCGACGCCGGCGCGCGCGTCGCCGAACACGTCGACGACGTGTTCGCTTCCTGCCGCACCGTGATCCTGATGCTCGCGAACGACGCGGCGATCGACGCCGTCCTCGCACGCGGCACGCCCGGCTTCGCCGCCCGTGTCGGCGGGCACACCATCGTGAACATGGGCACGAACGCACCCGAGTATTCGCGTGTACTGGCCGATGAAATCGCTGCCGCGTCGGGCCGTTACGTCGAAGCGCCCGTGTCGGGGTCGCGCAAGCCGGCCGAAACCGGTCAACTCGTCGTGATGCTCGCCGGCGCGCCGGACGACGTCGATACCGTCCGCGCGCTCGTGAAGCCGCTATGCCGCGACAGCTTCGTGTGCGGCGATGTCCCGTCGGCGCTGACGATGAAGCTCGCCGTCAACCTGTTCCTGATCACGATGGTCACCGGCCTGACCGAGGCCACGCATTTCGCGCAGCGCCAAGGCATCGATCTCGCGCGCTTCGCCGACGTGCTGAACGCCGGCCCGATGGCGAGCGACGTGTCGCGCGTGAAACTCGGCAAGCTCGTCGCGGCGGATTTCGCGGTGCAGGCCGCGATCACCGACGTGCTGAAGAATGCGCGCCTCGTCGCCGAATCCGCGCGCAGCGCCGGCATCGCGTCGCCGCTGCTCGACATCTGCCATGCGCTTTACGGCGAAACCGAACAGGCCGGATACGGATCGTCTGACATGGTCGCGGTGATCCACGCGATCGAGCAGCGCACCGGAGACGCACGATGA
- a CDS encoding gamma-butyrobetaine hydroxylase-like domain-containing protein, translated as MTPPIEIALDHTAHALTLRWPGGVMHRIGYAQLRSDCPCAACRKIRLDGNVVDAMPNLTLDGVEPAGYGIRLLFGDGHARGIYPWPYLVELGKRETDANIAAHCMRTSGDLAG; from the coding sequence ATGACGCCGCCGATCGAAATCGCGCTCGATCATACGGCCCATGCGTTGACATTGCGCTGGCCGGGCGGCGTCATGCATCGCATCGGTTACGCACAATTGCGCAGTGACTGCCCATGTGCCGCATGTCGAAAGATCCGGCTCGACGGGAACGTTGTCGACGCGATGCCGAACCTCACACTGGATGGCGTGGAGCCGGCCGGTTACGGCATCCGCCTGCTGTTCGGCGACGGTCATGCGCGCGGCATCTACCCGTGGCCGTATCTGGTGGAACTCGGCAAGCGCGAGACGGATGCAAACATCGCGGCGCATTGCATGCGCACATCCGGCGATCTCGCAGGCTGA
- a CDS encoding HEAT repeat domain-containing protein, whose product MTAFSSTSSLPGTHDPDLAALVARLAAPDASVRRIALLELADLDESDLVPSFVAALRDDPSADVRSEAARVLGAWEQPDVVDALCRALLDPDDGVRATAAQSLSELKDAASAAVLCGWADRPEPFVRSAALRGLRELRDPDAFAPALRALDADTAAVRAEAVALLGWLKDVRALPPLARIATADVDADVRRVAVGAIGFAAPGDTAVVTALRAALRDTAWQVREEAAATLGKLRVAAAREPLVAALDDDYWQVRLRATRALGQLCDAAAAPAVVALLSHAISNLRKEAALALGELRDRATLPALHDALEDRDPEVRKAVRIAIGQIEQFGERQ is encoded by the coding sequence ATGACCGCTTTCTCTTCAACCTCCTCGCTGCCCGGCACGCACGATCCGGATCTTGCCGCGCTCGTCGCCCGTCTCGCGGCGCCCGATGCATCCGTGCGTCGCATCGCGCTGCTCGAGCTTGCCGATCTCGATGAATCCGATCTGGTGCCGTCATTCGTTGCGGCGCTACGCGACGACCCGTCGGCCGACGTACGCAGCGAGGCTGCGCGCGTGCTCGGCGCATGGGAGCAGCCCGACGTCGTCGACGCGCTGTGCCGCGCCTTGCTCGATCCGGACGATGGCGTGCGCGCGACCGCCGCGCAGAGCCTGTCCGAACTGAAGGACGCGGCATCGGCCGCCGTGCTGTGCGGCTGGGCCGACCGGCCCGAGCCATTCGTGCGCAGCGCCGCGCTGCGCGGGCTGCGCGAGTTGCGCGACCCCGACGCATTCGCGCCCGCGCTGCGCGCACTCGACGCCGACACAGCGGCCGTGCGCGCCGAGGCGGTCGCCCTGCTCGGCTGGCTCAAGGACGTGCGCGCCCTGCCACCGCTCGCACGCATCGCGACGGCCGACGTCGATGCGGACGTGCGGCGCGTTGCGGTCGGCGCTATCGGGTTCGCGGCACCCGGCGACACGGCCGTCGTCACCGCATTGCGCGCGGCACTGCGCGACACTGCATGGCAGGTCCGCGAGGAAGCGGCCGCGACGCTCGGCAAGCTGCGCGTCGCGGCCGCGCGCGAACCGCTCGTTGCCGCGCTCGACGACGACTACTGGCAAGTGCGCCTGCGTGCCACGCGCGCGCTCGGGCAGCTATGCGATGCTGCCGCGGCGCCGGCCGTTGTCGCGCTGCTCTCGCATGCGATCAGCAATCTGCGCAAGGAAGCCGCGCTTGCACTCGGCGAATTGCGCGACCGCGCGACGCTGCCGGCGCTGCACGACGCACTGGAGGATCGCGACCCCGAGGTGCGCAAGGCGGTGCGGATCGCGATCGGACAGATCGAGCAATTCGGGGAGAGGCAATGA
- a CDS encoding 4Fe-4S dicluster domain-containing protein, with amino-acid sequence MPHTPHDIFQRSSAPVTIDEALCIADKGCTVCVDVCPLDLLAIDVTKGKATMQFDECWYCMPCERDCPTGAVKVEIPYLLR; translated from the coding sequence ATGCCCCATACCCCGCACGACATCTTCCAGCGCAGCAGCGCACCCGTCACGATCGACGAGGCCCTATGCATCGCCGACAAGGGCTGCACCGTCTGCGTCGACGTGTGCCCGCTCGACCTGCTCGCGATCGACGTGACCAAGGGCAAGGCCACCATGCAGTTCGACGAATGCTGGTACTGCATGCCGTGCGAGCGCGACTGCCCGACCGGTGCGGTCAAGGTCGAGATCCCTTACCTGCTGCGCTGA
- a CDS encoding fumarate reductase/succinate dehydrogenase flavoprotein subunit, whose amino-acid sequence MNTQVHEHEYDVVVVGGGTAGPMAAIKAKERDPSLRVLLLEKANVKRSGAISMGMDGLNNAVIPGHATPEQYTREITIANDGIVDQEAVHAYATHSFATIEQLDRWGVKFEKDGTGDYAVKKVHHMGSYVLPMPEGHDIKKVLYRQLKRARIAITNRIVATRVLTDAQGRASGVLGFDCRTAEFHVIRAKAVILCCGAAGRLGLPASGYLMGTYENPTNAGDGYAMAYHAGAALANLECFQINPLIKDYNGPACAYVTGPLGGFTANGRGERFIECDYWSGQMMWEFYQELQSGNGPVFLKLDHLAEETIRTIEQILHTNERPSRGRFHAGRGTDYRHQMVEMHISEIGFCSGHSASGVYVNARAETTVPGLYAAGDMAAVPHNYMLGAFTYGWFAGQNAADYVAGRDHAPVDDEQVDAERARVLAPLLRERGLAPAQVEYKLRRMVNDYLQPPKVTRKMEIGLQRFDEITEDIEYIKATHPHELMRAAEVRAIRDCAEMAARASLFRTESRWGLYHHRVDFPHRNDAEWFCHTWLRKDTDGAMRSEKRPVEPYIVPLADDERGAYANLRIREPAALAAAL is encoded by the coding sequence ATGAATACCCAGGTGCACGAGCACGAATACGACGTCGTCGTGGTCGGCGGCGGCACGGCCGGCCCGATGGCGGCGATCAAGGCGAAGGAGCGCGACCCGTCCCTGCGCGTGCTGCTGCTCGAAAAAGCCAACGTGAAGCGCAGCGGCGCGATCTCGATGGGGATGGACGGCCTGAACAACGCGGTGATCCCCGGGCATGCGACGCCCGAGCAGTACACGCGAGAGATCACGATCGCCAACGACGGCATCGTCGACCAGGAAGCCGTGCATGCGTACGCGACGCACAGCTTCGCGACGATCGAACAGCTCGACCGCTGGGGCGTGAAGTTCGAGAAGGACGGCACCGGCGACTATGCGGTGAAGAAGGTGCATCACATGGGCTCGTATGTGCTGCCGATGCCGGAAGGACACGACATCAAGAAGGTGCTGTACCGGCAACTGAAGCGCGCACGCATCGCGATCACGAACCGGATCGTCGCGACGCGCGTGCTGACCGACGCACAGGGCCGCGCGAGCGGCGTGCTCGGCTTCGACTGCCGCACTGCCGAGTTCCACGTGATCCGCGCGAAGGCCGTGATTCTCTGCTGCGGCGCAGCCGGCCGCCTCGGGCTGCCGGCGTCGGGCTACCTGATGGGCACGTACGAGAACCCGACCAACGCGGGCGACGGCTACGCGATGGCCTATCACGCCGGCGCCGCGCTCGCGAATCTCGAATGCTTCCAGATCAATCCGCTGATCAAGGACTACAACGGCCCCGCGTGCGCATACGTGACGGGGCCGCTCGGCGGTTTCACCGCGAACGGCCGGGGCGAACGCTTCATCGAATGCGACTACTGGAGCGGCCAGATGATGTGGGAGTTCTACCAGGAACTGCAAAGCGGCAACGGTCCCGTGTTCCTGAAGCTCGACCATCTCGCGGAAGAAACGATCCGGACCATCGAGCAGATCCTGCATACGAACGAACGGCCGAGCCGCGGCCGCTTCCATGCAGGGCGCGGGACCGACTACCGACACCAGATGGTCGAGATGCACATCTCGGAGATCGGCTTCTGCAGCGGGCACAGCGCATCGGGCGTGTACGTGAACGCACGCGCGGAAACGACCGTACCGGGGCTCTACGCGGCCGGCGACATGGCCGCCGTCCCGCACAACTACATGCTCGGCGCTTTCACGTACGGCTGGTTCGCCGGGCAGAACGCGGCCGACTACGTGGCCGGCCGCGATCATGCACCGGTGGATGACGAACAGGTCGACGCCGAGCGCGCCCGCGTGCTCGCCCCGCTGTTGCGCGAGCGCGGCCTGGCGCCCGCGCAGGTCGAATACAAGCTGCGCCGCATGGTGAACGACTATCTGCAACCGCCGAAGGTGACGCGCAAGATGGAAATCGGGCTGCAACGCTTTGACGAAATTACTGAGGATATCGAATATATAAAGGCGACTCATCCTCATGAACTGATGCGCGCGGCCGAAGTGCGGGCGATCCGCGACTGCGCGGAAATGGCCGCGCGCGCGTCGCTGTTCCGCACCGAGAGCCGCTGGGGACTGTACCACCATCGTGTCGACTTTCCGCACCGCAACGACGCCGAATGGTTTTGCCACACGTGGCTGCGCAAGGATACAGACGGCGCGATGCGCAGCGAGAAGCGGCCCGTCGAACCGTACATCGTGCCGCTTGCCGACGACGAACGCGGCGCCTACGCGAATCTGCGTATCCGCGAACCTGCCGCGCTCGCGGCCGCCCTTTGA
- a CDS encoding GntR family transcriptional regulator, which translates to MTPPNVVPLSAAPLYVQIKDTLRARILDGTYAPHSRMPSEHELCATFDVSRITVRQALGDLQKEGLLFKLHGKGTFVSKPKAFQNVTSLQGFAEAMSSMGYEIVNQLRSLRTAKADCHLATKLNVPEGTPLVEIHRVRLLNREPVSLEQTWVPEALGKRLAGADLAARDIFLILENDCGIPLGHADVSIDAILADDEIVDALHVEESSPVLRIERLTHDASGAPIDYEYLYFRGDAFQYRLRIDRQKARKPARNPR; encoded by the coding sequence ATGACCCCACCCAACGTCGTGCCGCTGTCGGCGGCCCCGCTTTACGTGCAGATCAAGGACACGCTGCGCGCGCGCATTCTCGACGGCACCTATGCGCCGCACAGCCGGATGCCTTCCGAACACGAACTCTGCGCGACGTTCGACGTCAGCCGCATCACGGTGCGCCAGGCGCTCGGCGACCTGCAGAAGGAAGGCCTGCTGTTCAAGCTGCACGGCAAGGGCACGTTCGTGTCGAAGCCGAAGGCGTTCCAGAACGTGACGTCGCTGCAGGGCTTCGCCGAGGCGATGTCGTCGATGGGCTACGAGATCGTCAACCAGTTGCGCAGCTTGCGCACCGCGAAGGCCGACTGCCATCTCGCGACGAAGCTGAACGTACCGGAAGGCACGCCGCTCGTCGAGATCCATCGCGTGCGGCTGCTGAACCGCGAGCCCGTGTCGCTCGAACAGACCTGGGTGCCCGAAGCGCTCGGCAAGCGCCTCGCGGGCGCCGATCTCGCGGCCCGCGACATCTTCCTGATCCTGGAAAACGACTGCGGCATCCCGCTCGGTCATGCCGACGTGTCGATCGACGCGATCCTCGCCGACGACGAGATCGTCGACGCGCTGCACGTCGAGGAAAGCAGCCCCGTGCTGCGCATCGAGCGCCTCACGCACGACGCGTCGGGCGCGCCGATCGACTACGAATACCTCTACTTCCGCGGCGACGCCTTCCAGTACCGGTTGCGCATCGACCGGCAGAAGGCGCGCAAACCTGCAAGGAACCCGCGATGA
- a CDS encoding MFS transporter — protein sequence MPDSRYRWVIVAAGGLMGCIAIGAMFSLPVFLRAIARDTGWSMTGISGAMTIGFIAMAFASMGWGSLSDRIGTRAVVMTGAVLLSASLALASRAPSLLAFQLTFGLAVGSATAAVFAPMMACVTGWFDTHRSLAVSLVSAGMGMAPMTMSPLAAWLVSTHDWRTSMLLVAALAAVVMIPVSLLVRRAPALDRAHAAPAPAGAPAAMSVADALRSPQFMVLVLTNFFCCATHSGPIFHTVSYAVTCGIPLIVAVSIYSVEGLAGMGGRIVFGLLGDRVGVKRMLVAGLLAQALGALGYYFVRTLDGFYAVATLFGFIYAGVMPLYSVLARENFPLRMMGTVIGGCAMAGSLGMAAGPVAGGLIVDTFGSYGWLYIGSFAIGLGAFLIAMMFRPFAKARPETASA from the coding sequence ATGCCGGATTCCCGATATCGCTGGGTGATCGTCGCCGCAGGTGGCCTGATGGGCTGCATTGCGATCGGCGCGATGTTTTCGCTACCGGTGTTCCTGCGCGCGATCGCGCGCGACACCGGCTGGTCGATGACCGGCATTTCCGGTGCGATGACGATCGGCTTCATCGCGATGGCCTTCGCGAGCATGGGGTGGGGCAGCCTGTCGGACCGCATCGGTACGCGCGCGGTCGTCATGACGGGCGCCGTGCTGCTGTCGGCGAGCCTCGCACTGGCGAGCCGCGCGCCGTCGCTGCTCGCGTTCCAGTTGACCTTCGGCCTTGCCGTCGGCAGCGCGACGGCCGCGGTGTTCGCGCCGATGATGGCATGCGTGACGGGCTGGTTCGATACGCACCGCAGCCTGGCGGTGTCGCTCGTGTCGGCCGGGATGGGAATGGCGCCGATGACGATGTCGCCACTGGCCGCATGGCTCGTATCGACGCACGACTGGCGCACGTCGATGCTGCTCGTCGCCGCGCTGGCGGCCGTCGTGATGATTCCGGTGTCGCTGCTGGTGCGCCGGGCGCCCGCGCTCGACCGCGCACACGCGGCGCCTGCGCCTGCCGGCGCGCCCGCGGCGATGTCGGTCGCGGACGCGCTGCGCTCGCCGCAGTTCATGGTGCTGGTGCTGACCAACTTCTTCTGTTGTGCGACGCACTCGGGCCCGATATTCCATACGGTCAGCTACGCGGTGACGTGCGGGATCCCGCTGATCGTCGCGGTATCGATCTACAGCGTCGAAGGGCTCGCGGGCATGGGCGGCCGGATCGTATTCGGGCTCCTCGGCGACCGCGTCGGTGTGAAGCGCATGCTGGTGGCCGGGCTGCTTGCGCAGGCGCTGGGCGCGCTCGGCTACTACTTCGTGCGCACGCTCGACGGGTTCTACGCGGTCGCGACGCTGTTCGGCTTCATCTATGCGGGCGTGATGCCGCTGTATTCGGTGCTCGCGCGCGAGAACTTCCCGCTGCGGATGATGGGTACCGTGATCGGCGGCTGCGCGATGGCCGGCAGCCTCGGCATGGCCGCGGGCCCGGTCGCCGGCGGCCTGATCGTCGATACGTTCGGCAGCTACGGCTGGCTGTACATCGGTTCGTTCGCGATCGGTCTCGGCGCGTTCCTGATCGCGATGATGTTCCGCCCGTTTGCGAAAGCGCGGCCGGAAACCGCGTCCGCGTGA
- a CDS encoding DnaJ family domain-containing protein, with translation MRLLDALVEQRIAAAAARGEFDDLPGTGAPQALDDDLLVPEEVRVANRILKNAGFVPPAVEQLRALRNLHDEVQAVSDRAARCRLQAKILALDMALESLRGGPLVMPRDYCRRIAVRLCERGLDETPAEAGPM, from the coding sequence ATGAGACTGCTTGACGCCCTGGTCGAACAACGTATTGCCGCTGCCGCCGCGCGGGGTGAGTTCGACGATTTGCCGGGTACCGGCGCGCCGCAGGCGCTGGATGACGACCTGCTCGTGCCCGAGGAGGTGCGGGTGGCCAACCGTATCCTGAAGAACGCGGGCTTCGTGCCGCCGGCCGTCGAGCAATTGCGCGCGCTGCGCAACCTGCACGACGAAGTGCAGGCGGTCAGCGACCGTGCTGCGCGCTGTCGGCTGCAGGCGAAGATCCTGGCGCTCGACATGGCGCTCGAATCGCTGCGCGGCGGCCCGCTGGTGATGCCGCGCGACTACTGTCGTCGCATCGCGGTACGCCTGTGCGAGCGCGGGCTCGACGAGACGCCCGCCGAAGCGGGGCCGATGTGA
- the tadA gene encoding tRNA adenosine(34) deaminase TadA, translating into MTSDALHDAARSAADAAAEPAARSPAPEAAPVSARDLRFMRLAQAAAEEARAAGEVPVGAVLVCGDEVIARGFNHPIGGHDPSAHAEMAALRMAAQNLQNYRMPGCELYVTLEPCLMCAGAIMHARIARVVYGAADPKTGACGSVIDAFANPQLNHHTEVTGGVLADECGAALKSFFAERRRALREARLARDAESGAS; encoded by the coding sequence GTGACGTCCGACGCGCTGCATGACGCAGCCCGATCGGCGGCCGACGCGGCCGCTGAACCCGCCGCCCGATCTCCTGCACCCGAAGCCGCGCCCGTATCGGCGCGCGACCTGCGTTTCATGCGGCTCGCGCAGGCCGCCGCGGAAGAGGCGCGCGCGGCCGGCGAAGTGCCGGTCGGCGCGGTGCTCGTGTGCGGCGACGAAGTGATTGCACGCGGCTTCAACCATCCGATCGGCGGGCACGACCCGTCGGCCCATGCGGAGATGGCCGCGCTGCGCATGGCCGCGCAAAATCTGCAGAATTACCGGATGCCCGGCTGCGAGCTGTACGTGACGCTCGAGCCGTGCCTGATGTGCGCGGGCGCGATCATGCATGCGCGCATCGCGCGGGTCGTCTACGGCGCCGCGGATCCGAAGACGGGTGCATGCGGCAGCGTGATCGACGCGTTCGCGAATCCGCAACTCAACCACCATACCGAAGTGACCGGTGGCGTGCTCGCCGACGAGTGCGGCGCCGCGCTGAAGTCGTTCTTCGCCGAGCGCCGTCGCGCGCTGCGCGAAGCACGGCTGGCCCGCGACGCCGAATCCGGCGCGTCATAG